From a single Sorghum bicolor cultivar BTx623 chromosome 5, Sorghum_bicolor_NCBIv3, whole genome shotgun sequence genomic region:
- the LOC110436029 gene encoding uncharacterized protein LOC110436029, translating into MARPVGGGVSPQPAAPPAARGGQPRHRPGRAPPPHPVMGRQLPPLCVCHGSPTPTSPSLSSLRCLNRTIHGVRKLAAWEDKILCAADASFGRRPQPTEEFFDVVAQSESESDGSVKNISDASRMDSNSGHSSDGSDGPRDQPQMHMFTA; encoded by the exons ATGGCACGGCCGGTCGGGGGAGGCGTCAGCCCTCAACCTGCCGCACCACCGGCAGCAAGAGGCGGCCAGCCGCGACATCGGCCGGGGAGGGCGCCGCCCCCTCACCCCGTCATGGGTCGCCAACTGCCGCCCCTGTGCGTCTGCCATGGGTCGCCAACCCCCACGAGCCCGTCCTTGTCCTCTCTCCGCTGCCTCAATCGCACCATCCATGGCGTACGCAAGCTCGCGGCTTGGGAAGACAAGATTCTTTGTGCGGCGGACGCATCTTTTGGAAGACGACCCCAACCAACAGAG GAATTTTTTGACGTAGTAGCTCAATCTGAAAGTGAATCAGATGGTTCTGTCAAAAATATTTCAGATGCCTCTCGCATGGATAGCAATAGCGGTCACTCATCAGATGGCTCAGATGGACCCAGGGACCAACCACAGATGCATATGTTCACGGCTTAG